The DNA sequence CTACCAGCACGCGCTGGGCCTCGGCGAGATTGTCGAGGTAGGCGTAATTGCCGTTACCCTTGTCGGCCAGGGTTTCCATGCAGGCGTCGCGCAGGTTGCCGCGGCCGCAGCCCAGCACGGTGAGGAATACGCCGCTTTCGCGTTCGCTCACAATTAGTTGTTCCAGCGCCGCGTCCGAGCTTTCGCCCACGTTGAAGTCGCCGTCGGTGGCCAAAATTACGCGGTTGTTGCCTTCTTTCCGGAAGTATTGCCGGGCCGTGGCGTAGGCCAGGCGCAGGCCCGCGCCACCGGCCGTGGAGCCGCCCGCCTCCAGCCGGTCGATGGCCCCGAGGATGGCCTCGGGCTGGCTGCCGGGAGTAGGAGGCAGCACCAGGCCGGCGGCTCCGGCGTAGACTACCAGGGCCACGCGGTCCTGGGGCCGCAGCTGGCGCACGAGCAGCCGCAGGCCGGCCTGCACCAAGCCGAGGCGGTCGGGGCCCTGCATCGAGCCCGATACATCGACCAAAAATACCAGGTTGGCGGGCGGCAACGCGCTGGTTTCCACGCTGCGGGCCCGGATGCCGATGCGCGCCAGCTGGTGCGCGGGGTTCCAGGGGCACACGGCCAGCTCGGTGCTGATGCGCACGGGGTCGGGGCTGGTGGGGGCGGGCGCGGGGTAGTCGTAGTGGAAGTAGTTCAGCATTTCCTCCACCCGCACGGCATCGGCCGGGGGCAACTGGCCTTCGGTAAGGAAGCGGCGCACGTTGGCGTAGCTGGCGTTATCCACGTCGAGGGCGAAGGTGCTGAGCGGCGCTTGCTGAACGGCTTGGAAGGCGTTTTCGGCCACGTGGGCGTAGGTATCGCCGGCCCCGGCTTCGGGCCGGGCGGGGTAGGGTAGAGCGGGGTAGGACGCCGGGGCCCCGGGGACGAAGCTGGCCGTGGCCGCAGTGCCCGGAACGGCCACCCCGGCCGCCTGGCCCCGCAACTTCCTCTGCGCGGCGGGGCCCGTCACCACCACTTCTTGCAGCGCGCGGGTGTCGGGCTTCAGCACCACATTTACCACCCCGTCCTTGCCCACGCGCCACCCCTGGGCCATGTAGCCCACCGCCGAAAACACCAGCGTGGCCCGCATGGCGCGGGGCACCAGCAGCAGGTAGTGGCCCTGGGCGTCGGTGCTGGTACCGCGCATGGTGCCCTTAATGAGCACCGTGGCGCCGGGCAGCGGCTGGCCCCCGGCCTCGCGCACGGTACCGCTGATGGCAATGGCCCGGGCCGTGGTGGTGTCCATCAGCACGATGCCGCGGGGCCGGATGACGGGCGCCGGCAGCGGGATGGGCTCTTGGGCGCGGGCGGGGGCCCCGGCGGCCAGCAGCAGCAACAGCAGGAGGTTTTTCATGGTGGTGAAGGGGTTGGGCGGTGGAAGCTGCCGGAGAGATGCGGCCCCGACCCGGATTGCACACGCGCTGCCCAAAAAAAATTCGGGGCTCCGGGCTACCTTGCCGCGGCCGATGTTTTTCCGCCGCTCCCCGCCCGCCGCCGCCGCGCCACTCTCCGACCAGGAGCTGCTGGCCCGCTACCGCCTGCGCGGCGACGTGGCCGACCTCGGCGCGCTGTTCGACCGGCACCTGCCGATGGTGTTCGCCACCTGCCGCCGCTACCTGGCCCCGCCCGACGAGGACGCCCAGGACGCTAGTATGCAGCTATTTGAGCACCTGGTAGGGACCCTGCAAAAGCACGCACCCGACAACTTCCCCGCCTGGCTGCACACCACCGCCCGCAACCACTGCCTGATGCAGCTGCGCGCCCGCCAGCGCGCCGGCCCCAGCGCGGGGCCCCTGGTCATCAGCCTGCCCGACGCGGCCGATGTGGAATTGGCCGCCGCCCGGCATCTTCCCGATGCCGCGGCGGCCGACGAAGCCGCGGCCGCCACCGAAACCACCCTGCAAGCCCTGGAACACGCCCTCACGCAACTTCCCGACGGCCAGCGCCGCTGCCTGGAGCTGTTTTTTCTTGAAAATAAATCGTACCACGAAGTGGCCGGGGCCCTCGGCCTCGACCTCGGCCAAGTGAAAAGCCATCTGCAAAACGGCAAGCGCACGCTGCGCCGCCTCCTCACCGACGACCCGGCCCCGGCCGTGGCCCCCGCCCATGCCCCCCGCCGCTGACCTGCTGCCCACGGCCCTTGCGGCCCCCCGCGGCCCCCACCCGGCCGCCGACACGCTGCGCCAGTACGCGGCCGGCACCCTCGCGCCCGCCCAGCAGCACCAGGTAGAAGCCCACGCCCTGGACTGCGAAAGGTGCGCCGACACCCTGGCTGGCCTCGCCCAAACCGACGCCGCTACCACCGACCAGGCCCTGGCCGCCCTGCGCCACCGCCTCCACGCCCGCGTGGCCGCCGAGGCCGCCCGCCGCCCCGCCGCCTGGCACTGGCCGCGCCTGGCCGCGGCCGCCGCGGTAGTAGCCGGACTGGCGGGCGGCGGTTTATGGGAATGGCAGCACCGCGCCGCGCCCGCCGCCGAAGTAGCCACTGTGGCCGCGCCACCCAAAGCAGCAAAATCTTCGGCCGCAGCAGATGCTTCGGCGGGGGTCCCTGCTCCGCCACCAGCTCCCGCAACGGCCCCCGCCGAAGCTTCGGAGCCGCTCGCTACCACTACCGCCGCGCCCGCTATGCGGCGGCCCGCCCCGGCCGTTGCTTACGAGCCCCAGCGCACGGCCGCCCGGAAAATTGTTGCGTCAAATATTGATAAAGAAGCGGTTATGAGTGTGAGCGTAGCCGCGGATGATGCAGTGGCCAGGGCCCCAGCATCCGCAGCAATGATGGCAGCAGCCCCCAAAGCCGCCACCGATTCCCTAGCTACGCCGCTAGGCGAGATGGCGGTGAGCCGAGCTAAGCAGTCCGCGCCGGCCGCCAGGGCCCTGATGGGCCGCGTGGCGGGCGTGGCCGTAGTGCCCACCGTACCCACCGAAACTACCGTTGTGGCGCAACGCCTGTCGTTCACGGCGCCTGCCAACAGTGCCGTGGTGGGCGCCATGCCCGCCGGCCCGGCCCTGGCGCCCGCGCCAGTGGGTGGCCTGGGGCCTCTGCGCGACCAGTTGCGCCGTGAGGCCGCCGAGTTCGTACCCGAAGAAATGCCCCTCAAAGGCAACGTACGGGTCCGCTTCACGGTAGGCAACGACGGCAAACTCAGCAACCTGAGAGTAGCACGCGGCCTGCGCGCCGACTACGACGCTGAGGCCCTGCGCCTGGTGTGCGAGGGCCCCAACTGGGTGCCCGGCGTGGCCGGCGGCCGCCGCGCCGCTTTGCCCGTGGAGCTGGATGTAGTGTTTTAGGCGAGCAAATAAACGGGTACTGGCCTGGGTACTGGCCGTAATTCAGCGCGTAGCGCATAACTGCGAGCCACGGCATGGGGCGAGTTTGTAACTCGCAAAGACGAACGGCCAAATAGCGCAACCCGTGGGCCGCTACGCGGCCGTGAGTCGCAGACTTACCCCATCCATCGGCCAGCAGTTGCGCGCTGCGCGCTAAACTGCGGCCAGTGCCGTGCTATTATCATACGCACTGCGCTCGTCGCGGACTCGCAGCGTCCACGCTACAGCGGTTTACATGGCCATACCGGCTTTGAACGACTTGTCGTCCACTGATTTGAGGAAGGTGAGCAGGCCTTTCATGTATGTTTCCTGGTCGTCGTACATGCTCATGTGGCTGCCTTGGGGACAGATGAGGGCGGCGCCTTTTTGTACTTTGGTGGCAATCATGCGCATATGGGCGGGGTCCATTGTATCGTACTGCCCGCCAATGGACAGGAACGGCACCGACAACTTGGGCAGGTCGGGCACCCGGTCCCAGTGCGTGAGCTTGCCCGAAACGCCGAACTCGCTGGGACCCTGCATAGTGACGTACAGCGACCGGTTGATTTTACTCATGGCGCGCGTCACCGGCTCGGGGTTGGGCACGATGCGGCACAGGTGCTGGGCGTAAAAATTGGGCTCAAGCAAGCCCATGTAGCGCGGGTTGCTGAAGTCCTTGGCGGCCTCAATTTTACGGATTTCGGCCAGCACTTCCGGCTTCATCTGCTTGGCCAGCACCTCGTCGGCGTACTTGCCGTAGGCGGGGCAGCTCATCATCATGTTGCTGATGATGAGGCCTTTCAAATTTTTCTGGTACTTGAAGGCGTACTCGGCGGCCAGGATGCCGCCCCAGGAATGACCCAGCAGGTAGAAGTTGGTGCTGTCGAGCTTCAGGGCCTGGCGCACCTGCTCCACTTCCTCTACGTAGCGCGGCAGGCTCCACATCGAGGTATCGCGCGGGTTGTCGGAGTTGCCGCAGCCGAGTTGGTCGTAGTAAATGAATTCGACGCCTTCCTTGGGCAGGAAGCTTTCCATGCACTCGAAGTATTCGTGGGTGGCGCCGGGCCCCCCGTTCAGCAGCAACACCTTGATTTTTGGGTTGTTGCCAAACCGCTTGGTCCATACGTTGAACGTGCCTTTGGGCGTCTTAATCGGAATTACCTGCACGCCGCCCGTTTTCACGCCCGTTTCAGTGGGCGCGAAATAGGCGCTGGGGGCCCCCGCGGCGGCGCTGGTTTCGGTGGTGGCGGCGGGTGAGTTGCAGGCGGCGAGCAGGGCGGCGGCGCCCAGGACTCCGGCGGCACGTTGCAGCGTGGAAAGGAATTTCATAGAAGAAACGACAGTGGGTGGGGGGAATAGTAGGGCAAGCTACCAATGTAGCACGTCATGCAGCGCATTCTGCGCATCAAGCAGAAACGAAGCATCTCTCCCGCTGAGTAATTATGAGACAGGATGCAGGCAGCATGACGTTTTTCCACGATTCTTTTTCTCTTATTTTCAGAGCCAAAGACCAGCTAATGTGGAACCCCGGCGCTACTGCGCCACCACGGCCTTGGTGTTGATGTAGCGCTCGAAGAACTCATAGGTACGCAGCATCTGGTCGATGCGCTGGCGGTTGTCGCCCGAACGGGTCAGCTCGTGGGTGCCGCCGGGGTGGCGCACGTACTCCACGGGGCGGCCCAGCACTTTGAGGCTGCGGAACATCATTTCGCTCTGCACGAAGCCCGTGCGCCGGTCGCTCTCGCCGTGGAAGATGATGTAGGGCGTGGTGATGTTCTGGACGTAGGTGATGGGCGACTCGCGGGTGAGCACGGCGCGTACCGCCGGCTCCCAGGGGTAGCCGCCGAAGTAGTTGGGCACCAGGCGCCAGGCGTTACCCTC is a window from the Hymenobacter nivis genome containing:
- a CDS encoding vWA domain-containing protein; the encoded protein is MKNLLLLLLLAAGAPARAQEPIPLPAPVIRPRGIVLMDTTTARAIAISGTVREAGGQPLPGATVLIKGTMRGTSTDAQGHYLLLVPRAMRATLVFSAVGYMAQGWRVGKDGVVNVVLKPDTRALQEVVVTGPAAQRKLRGQAAGVAVPGTAATASFVPGAPASYPALPYPARPEAGAGDTYAHVAENAFQAVQQAPLSTFALDVDNASYANVRRFLTEGQLPPADAVRVEEMLNYFHYDYPAPAPTSPDPVRISTELAVCPWNPAHQLARIGIRARSVETSALPPANLVFLVDVSGSMQGPDRLGLVQAGLRLLVRQLRPQDRVALVVYAGAAGLVLPPTPGSQPEAILGAIDRLEAGGSTAGGAGLRLAYATARQYFRKEGNNRVILATDGDFNVGESSDAALEQLIVSERESGVFLTVLGCGRGNLRDACMETLADKGNGNYAYLDNLAEAQRVLVAQFGGTLFTVAQDVKLQVEFNPARVAHYRLVGYENRLLAAEDFNNDRKDAGELGAGHTVTALYELVPVGAAQPLVDRLKYQPAPTPPVTMQQFINNDVLTVKLRYKQPQSRTSQLLFQVLNGEAGPVAQASADFRFAAAVAQFGLLLRQSPQAGTATWAATAALAAGSRGPDADGYRAELVRLVGLAQGLSGTGAMGAR
- a CDS encoding proline iminopeptidase-family hydrolase, translating into MKFLSTLQRAAGVLGAAALLAACNSPAATTETSAAAGAPSAYFAPTETGVKTGGVQVIPIKTPKGTFNVWTKRFGNNPKIKVLLLNGGPGATHEYFECMESFLPKEGVEFIYYDQLGCGNSDNPRDTSMWSLPRYVEEVEQVRQALKLDSTNFYLLGHSWGGILAAEYAFKYQKNLKGLIISNMMMSCPAYGKYADEVLAKQMKPEVLAEIRKIEAAKDFSNPRYMGLLEPNFYAQHLCRIVPNPEPVTRAMSKINRSLYVTMQGPSEFGVSGKLTHWDRVPDLPKLSVPFLSIGGQYDTMDPAHMRMIATKVQKGAALICPQGSHMSMYDDQETYMKGLLTFLKSVDDKSFKAGMAM
- a CDS encoding energy transducer TonB; amino-acid sequence: MPPAADLLPTALAAPRGPHPAADTLRQYAAGTLAPAQQHQVEAHALDCERCADTLAGLAQTDAATTDQALAALRHRLHARVAAEAARRPAAWHWPRLAAAAAVVAGLAGGGLWEWQHRAAPAAEVATVAAPPKAAKSSAAADASAGVPAPPPAPATAPAEASEPLATTTAAPAMRRPAPAVAYEPQRTAARKIVASNIDKEAVMSVSVAADDAVARAPASAAMMAAAPKAATDSLATPLGEMAVSRAKQSAPAARALMGRVAGVAVVPTVPTETTVVAQRLSFTAPANSAVVGAMPAGPALAPAPVGGLGPLRDQLRREAAEFVPEEMPLKGNVRVRFTVGNDGKLSNLRVARGLRADYDAEALRLVCEGPNWVPGVAGGRRAALPVELDVVF
- a CDS encoding RNA polymerase sigma factor — translated: MFFRRSPPAAAAPLSDQELLARYRLRGDVADLGALFDRHLPMVFATCRRYLAPPDEDAQDASMQLFEHLVGTLQKHAPDNFPAWLHTTARNHCLMQLRARQRAGPSAGPLVISLPDAADVELAAARHLPDAAAADEAAAATETTLQALEHALTQLPDGQRRCLELFFLENKSYHEVAGALGLDLGQVKSHLQNGKRTLRRLLTDDPAPAVAPAHAPRR